A window from Streptomyces subrutilus encodes these proteins:
- a CDS encoding fibronectin type III domain-containing protein has protein sequence MRRSAPTLALCLALSGLAACTASDTEPPPAPAGLTAQAGSATTVHVMWNAAADRDGVTGYQVFQAGRLVRELPAEKTMMDVTGLTPQTAYAFTVRAKDAAGNLSATGPAASATTPAAKAEDGRAPTAPGATTARATGPRAALVSWSAATDDTAVTAYDVYQGGARIHTAGPGETSTTVTGLQPDTVYTFTVRARDGADNSSPDGPAVDVTTPPASGAGPGTAPSDFTAAASPGMVTLSWTAPDTGRETSEYELWVDGRLTTTVQFGAGAVPSGRVEHRITVTEPAGTVWRVKLRARLPDGNWGSFSAERAVTLTG, from the coding sequence GTGCGACGCAGCGCCCCCACGCTCGCCCTCTGCCTGGCCCTGAGCGGCCTGGCGGCGTGCACCGCGTCCGATACCGAGCCCCCGCCGGCCCCGGCCGGCCTGACCGCGCAGGCGGGCAGCGCCACCACCGTGCACGTGATGTGGAACGCCGCGGCGGACCGGGACGGGGTGACGGGCTACCAGGTCTTCCAGGCCGGCCGGCTGGTCCGCGAACTCCCCGCCGAGAAGACCATGATGGACGTCACGGGCCTGACCCCGCAGACCGCGTACGCCTTCACCGTGCGGGCGAAGGACGCGGCCGGCAACCTCTCCGCGACCGGTCCGGCCGCCTCCGCGACCACCCCCGCGGCCAAGGCCGAGGACGGCCGCGCACCCACCGCCCCGGGCGCCACGACGGCCCGCGCCACCGGACCCCGGGCCGCCCTCGTGTCCTGGTCCGCGGCGACCGACGACACCGCCGTGACCGCGTACGACGTCTACCAGGGCGGCGCCCGCATCCACACCGCCGGGCCCGGCGAGACCTCGACCACCGTGACCGGCCTCCAGCCCGACACCGTCTACACCTTCACCGTCCGGGCCCGGGACGGCGCCGACAACTCCTCCCCCGACGGCCCGGCCGTGGACGTGACGACCCCGCCCGCCTCCGGCGCCGGCCCCGGCACGGCCCCTTCGGACTTCACCGCGGCCGCCTCCCCCGGGATGGTCACCCTCTCCTGGACCGCCCCGGACACGGGCCGCGAGACCAGCGAGTACGAGCTCTGGGTGGACGGACGGCTGACGACGACCGTCCAGTTCGGCGCCGGCGCGGTGCCCAGCGGGCGGGTGGAGCACCGGATCACGGTGACCGAGCCGGCCGGGACGGTGTGGCGGGTGAAGCTGCGGGCCAGGCTGCCCGACGGCAACTGGGGCTCCTTCTCGGCGGAGCGGGCGGTCACCCTCACGGGGTGA
- a CDS encoding putative Ig domain-containing protein produces MTRPRLRTTATAWGAAAATGLLALGALTGLAHAAVPRPAPPAVAAPSPEPAAGALAEAVRRDLGLDAAQARLRLAREAEGARTADELRAGLGDRLAGVWFDGGTGLLQAAVADAAAADRAAAAGAVPHRVARGAGALREARATVSALIGAGVPGVAGWGVDQRANRVEVVRTVRTPQNEALAARLAAALGDAVHVADAGADAAPRQQAGDVVGGEKWVPGSESPCSVGFSVTGAGGLKGFLTAGHCTNDVSQAAYGKDGTRVGTSNKGGGRSVNAREGDMGVVDVDQAGWNVAPRVSGYGQGDVTVTGSADGIVGQAVCRSGQTSNWRCGEITKVDQSVDYGSVVVDGLSYTDACSAGGDSGGSYVSATGGRALGIHSGGGSNTCGSGGETFTIFQPVNEALAKWGLTLATAAPQPGAVTVSAVADQTSAVGEAVTLRNAASGGTAPYAWTAAGLPAGLFVDRSTGTVAGTPTAAGTSTVTVTATDGAGRSGSTTFSWTVGGGSGTPPVLQNPGSQNVTVGRPVSLRITASGGSGSRSFTATGLPAGLSIDRASGLVSGTPTTWGSRGSRITVTDGAGTTASADVTWFVFF; encoded by the coding sequence GTGACACGTCCACGCTTGCGCACCACCGCGACCGCCTGGGGCGCGGCCGCGGCCACCGGGCTGCTCGCCCTCGGCGCCCTGACCGGCCTGGCGCACGCCGCCGTCCCGCGGCCCGCCCCGCCGGCGGTGGCCGCCCCGTCCCCGGAGCCCGCCGCCGGCGCACTGGCGGAGGCGGTACGCCGCGACCTCGGGCTCGACGCCGCCCAGGCCCGGCTGCGGCTGGCGCGGGAGGCCGAAGGGGCCCGTACCGCCGACGAGTTGCGCGCCGGGCTCGGCGACCGGCTCGCCGGGGTCTGGTTCGACGGCGGTACGGGCCTGCTCCAGGCGGCCGTCGCGGACGCGGCGGCGGCCGACCGGGCCGCGGCCGCCGGCGCCGTCCCGCACCGGGTGGCCCGCGGCGCCGGGGCCCTGCGCGAGGCCCGTGCCACCGTCTCGGCCCTGATCGGCGCCGGGGTGCCCGGGGTCGCCGGCTGGGGCGTGGACCAGCGGGCCAACCGCGTCGAGGTGGTCCGTACCGTCCGCACGCCGCAGAACGAGGCGCTGGCCGCCCGGCTCGCCGCCGCCCTGGGCGACGCGGTGCACGTGGCGGACGCGGGAGCGGACGCGGCGCCGCGCCAGCAGGCGGGCGACGTGGTCGGCGGCGAGAAGTGGGTGCCGGGCAGCGAGAGCCCCTGTTCCGTCGGCTTCTCGGTCACCGGCGCGGGCGGCCTGAAGGGCTTCCTCACCGCCGGCCACTGCACCAACGACGTGAGCCAGGCCGCGTACGGCAAGGACGGCACCCGCGTCGGCACCTCGAACAAGGGCGGCGGACGCAGTGTCAACGCCCGCGAGGGCGACATGGGCGTGGTCGACGTGGACCAGGCCGGGTGGAACGTGGCACCCAGGGTCTCCGGCTACGGCCAGGGCGACGTCACGGTGACCGGCTCCGCGGACGGGATCGTCGGGCAGGCCGTGTGCCGTTCGGGCCAGACCAGCAACTGGCGCTGCGGCGAGATCACCAAGGTCGACCAGTCCGTGGACTACGGCAGCGTCGTCGTCGACGGCCTCTCCTACACCGACGCCTGCTCGGCGGGCGGGGACTCGGGCGGCTCGTACGTGAGCGCCACCGGCGGCAGGGCGCTCGGCATCCACTCCGGCGGCGGCAGCAACACCTGCGGCAGCGGCGGGGAGACCTTCACCATCTTCCAGCCGGTGAACGAGGCCCTGGCCAAGTGGGGGCTGACCCTGGCCACCGCCGCACCGCAGCCGGGCGCGGTGACCGTCTCCGCCGTGGCCGACCAGACGAGCGCGGTCGGCGAGGCCGTCACCCTGAGGAACGCCGCGAGCGGCGGCACCGCGCCGTACGCGTGGACGGCCGCGGGACTTCCGGCCGGGCTCTTTGTCGACCGGTCCACCGGCACGGTCGCCGGCACGCCGACGGCGGCCGGCACCTCCACCGTGACGGTCACCGCCACGGACGGCGCCGGGCGGTCCGGCTCGACCACCTTCTCCTGGACCGTGGGCGGGGGCTCCGGAACCCCGCCGGTCCTCCAGAACCCGGGCAGCCAGAACGTCACGGTCGGGCGGCCGGTCAGTCTGCGGATCACCGCCTCGGGCGGTTCGGGCAGCCGCTCCTTCACCGCGACCGGCCTGCCGGCGGGGCTGTCGATCGACCGGGCCAGCGGGCTTGTCTCGGGCACGCCCACGACCTGGGGCAGCCGGGGGAGCCGGATCACGGTGACCGACGGGGCCGGCACGACGGCGTCGGCGGACGTGACCTGGTTCGTCTTCTTCTGA
- a CDS encoding ABC transporter substrate-binding protein, with amino-acid sequence MTARTVRGVARATLAAALITGAAACSNPAGGAAAGSAGADSAVVGIASEPESLSPLLGYGKDGNSKIFDGLLTHDAGMRLRPALAEALPEVSADGLTYTYKLRQGVKFSDGAPFSAKDVVFTYRTILDPKTNNASKTELDAISGVEARGEDTVVFTLKYPYAPFAERTVLPIAPQHIAGAQDVNSGEFTTRPVGTGPYLLTGWSKGEKISFKANPAYWGGEPAVKKFTMAVIKDDDVRATRLRSGELDAAILPPNLAKGLGGKGAGGTARTTLAAKTFDYRNVTLPTHHPVTGDPAVRRALDVAVDRAAMVDKLLEGAGKPAYGPVPTDSPWFTAGTERAHDLEGAKRILDDAGWKAGADGVRVKDGVRASFPLWYTSGDKIRQDHALAFASDAKKAGIEVKTEAGTWEVIEPRMKTEAVLAGGGSPADPDFDQYPLLTSSLAGDGFNNMAWYDNPVVDRALGDARRSGDPAVRKAAYDTVQRELVKDPGYVFLTHIDHLYVVNDTWEGLTTQVEPHDHGLGAGPWWNVEAWKPKQK; translated from the coding sequence ATGACGGCCCGGACAGTAAGGGGAGTGGCCAGGGCGACGCTGGCCGCCGCGCTCATCACGGGCGCGGCGGCCTGCTCCAACCCCGCGGGGGGCGCCGCCGCGGGATCCGCCGGAGCGGACTCCGCGGTGGTGGGCATCGCCAGTGAGCCGGAGAGCCTCAGCCCGCTGCTGGGCTACGGCAAGGACGGCAACTCCAAGATCTTCGACGGACTGCTCACGCACGACGCCGGCATGCGGCTGCGGCCCGCGCTGGCCGAAGCCCTCCCCGAGGTCTCCGCGGACGGGCTGACCTACACGTACAAGCTGCGCCAGGGCGTGAAGTTCAGCGACGGCGCCCCCTTCTCCGCGAAGGACGTCGTCTTCACCTACCGGACGATCCTGGACCCGAAGACCAACAACGCGTCCAAGACCGAACTGGACGCGATATCCGGCGTCGAGGCACGCGGCGAGGACACCGTCGTCTTCACCCTGAAGTACCCCTACGCTCCCTTCGCCGAGCGGACCGTCCTGCCGATCGCCCCGCAGCACATCGCGGGCGCGCAGGACGTCAACAGCGGCGAGTTCACCACCCGCCCCGTCGGGACCGGACCGTACCTGCTCACCGGCTGGTCCAAGGGCGAGAAGATCTCCTTCAAGGCCAACCCCGCCTACTGGGGAGGCGAGCCCGCGGTGAAGAAGTTCACCATGGCCGTCATCAAGGACGACGACGTCCGCGCCACCCGGCTGCGCTCCGGCGAACTGGACGCGGCCATCCTGCCGCCGAACCTGGCCAAGGGCCTGGGCGGCAAGGGCGCCGGGGGCACGGCGCGCACCACCCTCGCGGCCAAGACCTTCGACTACCGCAACGTGACCCTCCCGACCCACCACCCGGTCACCGGCGACCCGGCGGTGCGCCGGGCGCTGGACGTCGCCGTCGACCGCGCGGCCATGGTGGACAAGCTGCTGGAGGGCGCGGGCAAGCCGGCCTACGGGCCGGTCCCCACCGACAGCCCCTGGTTCACGGCCGGCACCGAGCGCGCCCACGACCTGGAGGGGGCGAAGCGGATCCTCGACGACGCGGGCTGGAAGGCCGGCGCCGACGGGGTCCGCGTCAAGGACGGCGTCCGCGCCTCCTTCCCGCTCTGGTACACCTCCGGCGACAAGATCCGCCAGGACCACGCGCTCGCCTTCGCCTCCGACGCGAAGAAGGCCGGCATCGAGGTCAAGACCGAGGCGGGCACCTGGGAGGTCATCGAGCCCCGGATGAAGACCGAAGCCGTCCTCGCCGGCGGCGGCTCCCCGGCCGACCCCGACTTCGACCAGTACCCGCTGCTGACCTCCTCGCTCGCCGGCGACGGCTTCAACAACATGGCCTGGTACGACAATCCGGTGGTGGACCGGGCCCTCGGCGACGCCCGCCGCAGCGGCGACCCGGCCGTGCGCAAGGCCGCGTACGACACCGTGCAGCGCGAGCTCGTGAAAGACCCGGGCTACGTCTTCCTCACCCACATCGACCACCTCTACGTCGTGAACGACACGTGGGAGGGGCTCACCACGCAGGTCGAGCCGCACGACCACGGCCTCGGCGCCGGTCCGTGGTGGAACGTCGAGGCCTGGAAGCCGAAGCAGAAGTGA
- a CDS encoding ABC transporter permease, which yields MARMAGRRTLFAAPVLLVVTFGVFAIAALSPFDPVKAYAGTAGLTASQDQLDQLRANLGVDQPLVARWWEWLTSALTGDLGTSAVMRQSVADVIGERAGWSALLAAAAFALAVLLGTALGVLAARRRGGWLDRAVTSLAYTLEAAPAFWMGLLAIWFFSVRLGVLPSGGLTDAGSDVVTFGQVASHLALPALVLGTSQLPWFYLYVRQGVADALEEDPVRGARARGLAERTVLLGHALRSGMLPMLTLVGSRVPELITGALLVETVFSWPGIAAATVQAATSVDFPLLAALTVLATAAVLAGNLLSDLLYGLADPRVGFDG from the coding sequence ATGGCGCGCATGGCGGGACGGCGGACCCTGTTCGCCGCCCCCGTCCTGCTCGTCGTCACCTTCGGGGTCTTCGCCATCGCCGCCCTGTCCCCCTTCGACCCGGTCAAGGCCTACGCCGGCACCGCCGGCCTGACCGCCTCGCAGGACCAGCTCGACCAGCTGCGCGCCAACCTCGGCGTGGACCAGCCGCTGGTCGCCCGCTGGTGGGAGTGGCTCACCTCGGCCCTCACCGGCGACCTCGGGACCTCCGCCGTCATGCGGCAGTCGGTCGCCGACGTCATCGGGGAACGGGCCGGCTGGTCCGCGCTGCTCGCGGCCGCCGCCTTCGCCCTGGCCGTCCTGCTCGGCACCGCGCTGGGCGTGCTGGCCGCGCGGCGCCGGGGCGGCTGGCTGGACCGGGCCGTCACCTCCCTCGCGTACACGCTGGAGGCCGCCCCCGCGTTCTGGATGGGGCTGCTGGCCATCTGGTTCTTCTCCGTACGGCTGGGCGTGCTGCCCTCCGGCGGCCTCACCGACGCGGGCAGCGACGTGGTCACCTTCGGCCAGGTCGCCTCGCACCTGGCGCTGCCCGCGCTGGTCCTGGGCACCTCCCAGCTGCCCTGGTTCTACCTGTACGTCCGCCAGGGCGTCGCCGACGCGCTGGAGGAGGACCCCGTGCGCGGTGCCCGCGCACGGGGACTGGCCGAGCGGACCGTCCTGCTCGGGCACGCACTGCGCTCCGGGATGCTGCCCATGCTGACCCTCGTCGGCTCCCGGGTCCCCGAACTGATCACCGGCGCCCTGCTGGTGGAGACCGTCTTCAGCTGGCCCGGCATCGCGGCGGCCACCGTGCAGGCGGCCACCTCCGTGGACTTCCCGCTGCTCGCGGCGCTGACGGTGCTCGCCACGGCCGCGGTGCTCGCCGGGAACCTGCTCTCCGACCTGCTGTACGGGCTGGCCGACCCGAGGGTGGGCTTCGATGGCTGA
- a CDS encoding ABC transporter permease, with protein sequence MAETVWRSAGKARTSTRNLRVRTSAVTVVLIVLAVLLVPPLVRLDQQAVDLSAKLLPPSWAHPFGTDDVGRDLLLRCVYGLRVSLLVGLVAALVATVIGTAVGAAAGALGGWTDRLVMRVVDTLSSIPHLLLGIFIVALFRPGVWPVVVSVAVTHWLSTARIVRAEVLSLRGRPYVDAAVSGGASRLRVAVRHLVPGVLPQAGLAAVLMVPHAMWHESALSFLGLGLPAHQASLGNLVQGARGSLLAGDWWPTLFPGLFLIVPTLAIAGLAGAWRDRLNPRRRSELTL encoded by the coding sequence ATGGCTGAAACGGTGTGGCGGTCCGCCGGGAAGGCGCGGACCTCGACGCGGAACCTGCGCGTGCGGACCTCGGCGGTGACCGTGGTGCTGATCGTATTGGCCGTGCTGCTGGTGCCACCGTTGGTCCGGCTCGACCAGCAGGCGGTCGACTTGTCGGCAAAGCTCCTGCCGCCGTCGTGGGCACACCCCTTCGGGACCGACGACGTCGGCCGCGACCTGCTGCTGCGCTGCGTCTACGGACTGCGGGTCTCGCTGCTGGTCGGGCTGGTCGCGGCGCTCGTCGCCACCGTCATCGGCACGGCGGTCGGCGCGGCGGCCGGGGCGCTCGGCGGTTGGACGGACCGGCTGGTCATGCGGGTCGTGGACACGCTCTCCTCGATCCCGCACCTGCTGCTGGGCATCTTCATCGTGGCGCTGTTCCGGCCGGGCGTCTGGCCGGTCGTGGTCTCCGTGGCCGTGACCCACTGGCTGTCGACGGCGCGCATCGTCCGAGCCGAGGTCCTCTCCCTGCGCGGGCGGCCCTACGTGGACGCGGCCGTCTCGGGCGGTGCCTCGCGCCTGCGCGTCGCCGTGCGCCACCTCGTCCCCGGCGTGCTGCCGCAGGCCGGACTGGCCGCCGTGCTGATGGTCCCGCACGCCATGTGGCACGAGTCGGCCCTCTCCTTCCTCGGACTCGGCCTGCCGGCCCACCAGGCCAGCCTGGGCAACCTCGTACAGGGCGCCCGCGGTTCGCTGCTGGCCGGGGACTGGTGGCCCACCCTCTTCCCCGGCCTCTTCCTGATCGTCCCGACGCTGGCCATCGCCGGCCTCGCGGGCGCCTGGCGCGACCGCCTCAACCCCCGCCGCCGTTCGGAGCTGACCCTGTGA
- a CDS encoding ABC transporter ATP-binding protein — MRGGRHVEAVTDVSFRLAPGECLALVGESGCGKSVLASALLGLLPGNAETAGSARLADGLDVLAADERTLARTVRGRRIGLVPQSPAAHLTPVRTVRAHLEETVRVPGAPAGLRGRRGRAAVRAAAHAAAERAAFPATHLDRYPHELSGGLAQRAATALALVGDAPLLLADEPTTGLDRDLVHRTVDELRAHTRPAGRALLMITHDLAAAERIADTVAVMYAGRIVETAPAAAFFGAPGPRHPYAAGLLDALPERAFAPVPGAPPELGDLPDGCAFAARCARADAVCRAERPPLTEGVACHHA; from the coding sequence ATGCGGGGCGGCCGCCACGTCGAGGCCGTCACCGACGTCTCCTTCCGGCTCGCCCCCGGCGAGTGCCTCGCCCTCGTCGGCGAGAGCGGCTGCGGCAAGTCCGTGCTCGCCTCCGCCCTGCTCGGCCTGCTCCCCGGCAACGCCGAGACCGCCGGGTCGGCCCGGCTCGCCGACGGCCTCGACGTGCTCGCCGCCGACGAGCGCACCCTCGCCCGGACCGTGCGGGGCCGGCGCATCGGTCTCGTCCCGCAGAGCCCCGCCGCCCACCTCACCCCGGTCCGCACCGTCCGGGCGCACCTGGAGGAGACCGTCCGGGTGCCGGGCGCCCCCGCGGGCCTGCGCGGGCGCCGCGGCCGGGCCGCGGTGCGGGCCGCGGCCCACGCCGCCGCCGAGCGGGCCGCCTTCCCCGCCACCCACCTCGACCGGTACCCCCACGAGCTGTCCGGCGGCCTCGCCCAGCGCGCCGCCACCGCCCTCGCCCTCGTCGGGGACGCACCGCTGCTGCTCGCGGACGAGCCGACCACCGGCCTCGACCGGGACCTCGTCCACCGCACCGTCGACGAACTGCGCGCCCACACCCGGCCGGCCGGCCGGGCGCTGCTGATGATCACCCACGACCTCGCCGCCGCCGAGCGCATCGCCGACACCGTCGCCGTGATGTACGCCGGACGGATCGTCGAGACCGCCCCCGCCGCGGCCTTCTTCGGCGCACCCGGCCCCCGCCACCCGTATGCCGCCGGCCTGCTCGACGCCCTGCCCGAACGGGCCTTCGCACCCGTCCCCGGCGCCCCGCCCGAGCTCGGCGACCTCCCGGACGGGTGCGCCTTCGCCGCCCGCTGCGCCCGGGCCGACGCCGTCTGCCGCGCCGAGCGGCCCCCGCTGACCGAAGGGGTGGCCTGCCACCATGCTTGA
- a CDS encoding ABC transporter ATP-binding protein, with the protein MLELADITAGYDRREPVVRGAHLALRPGEAVGLLGPSGCGKSTLARVAALLHRPDRGTVTLDGHPVTGFRHRAPRALRTAVGVVFQQPRLSADPRLRLRDLVAEPLRATGRRTEADAAVAELAERVGLGRDLLTRRAHEVSDGQLQRACLARALVLRPRWLVCDEMTAMLDASTTAALVNVVEEYRADTGAGLLAVGHDPVLLGRWCDRTTRWDEIVKD; encoded by the coding sequence ATGCTTGAGCTCGCGGACATCACCGCCGGCTACGACCGCCGCGAGCCCGTCGTCCGCGGCGCGCACCTGGCCCTGCGCCCGGGCGAGGCCGTGGGACTCCTCGGGCCCAGCGGCTGCGGCAAGTCCACCCTGGCCCGCGTCGCCGCCCTGCTGCACCGCCCCGACCGGGGCACCGTGACCCTCGACGGCCACCCCGTCACCGGGTTTCGGCACCGGGCCCCGCGCGCCCTGCGCACCGCCGTGGGCGTCGTCTTCCAGCAGCCCCGGCTCTCCGCCGACCCGCGCCTGCGGCTGCGCGACCTCGTCGCGGAACCGCTGCGCGCCACGGGACGCCGTACGGAGGCCGACGCCGCCGTCGCCGAGCTGGCCGAGCGTGTCGGACTGGGCCGCGACCTGCTGACCCGGCGTGCCCACGAGGTCAGTGACGGGCAGTTGCAGCGGGCCTGCCTGGCCCGCGCCCTGGTACTGCGGCCGCGCTGGCTGGTCTGCGACGAGATGACGGCCATGCTCGACGCCTCGACCACGGCAGCGCTGGTCAACGTGGTCGAGGAGTACCGCGCCGACACCGGCGCCGGCCTCCTCGCCGTGGGCCACGACCCGGTCCTGCTGGGACGCTGGTGCGACCGCACGACCCGCTGGGACGAGATCGTCAAGGACTGA
- a CDS encoding cytochrome b/b6 domain-containing protein → MLPRSDGQRRVRRFGPAQRLVHRTTAWLALVCVAGAACLYLPPLAELVGRRRLVVTVHEWSGLLLPVPFLLGLASSAFRADLRRLNRFGPHDRQWLRAALRRERGARPAGKFNAGQKVYAGWLAGAVLVMLGTGLLMWFTGLAPLVWRTGATFVHDWLALALVVVLAGHIGKALADPEARRGMRTGSVGREWAAREHPLWEHEER, encoded by the coding sequence ATGCTCCCACGGTCTGACGGGCAGCGGCGCGTGCGCCGGTTCGGCCCTGCCCAGCGCCTGGTCCACCGCACGACGGCCTGGCTCGCCCTGGTGTGCGTCGCCGGCGCCGCCTGCCTGTACCTGCCGCCGCTCGCGGAGCTCGTGGGGCGGCGGCGGCTGGTGGTCACGGTGCACGAGTGGTCCGGGCTGCTGCTGCCCGTGCCCTTCCTGCTGGGCCTGGCCTCGTCCGCCTTCCGGGCCGATCTGCGCCGGCTGAACCGGTTCGGTCCCCACGACCGGCAGTGGCTGCGGGCCGCGCTGCGGCGCGAGCGCGGGGCGCGTCCGGCGGGGAAGTTCAACGCGGGGCAGAAGGTGTACGCGGGCTGGCTGGCCGGGGCCGTCCTGGTGATGCTGGGCACCGGGCTGCTGATGTGGTTCACGGGTCTCGCGCCGCTGGTCTGGCGGACCGGTGCCACCTTCGTCCACGACTGGTTGGCCCTGGCCCTGGTGGTGGTGCTGGCCGGGCACATCGGCAAGGCCCTGGCCGACCCGGAGGCCCGGCGCGGCATGCGGACGGGCTCGGTCGGGCGGGAGTGGGCCGCGCGCGAGCACCCGCTGTGGGAGCACGAGGAGCGGTAG
- a CDS encoding molybdopterin-dependent oxidoreductase: MLGLGAAGLVTAPYLQRGFEAVVGSDPTGLSGLLPNGGGFRYYSVASSVPERGPQDYRLTVNGLVDRPGTYTLDALRALPQTRVVRDVQCVTGWRVPSTPFEGVSLPRLLDAAGVRPQARAVRFECFDGTYTESLTLPQARRDDVLVALRMQDRPLGHDHGGPVRLYVAPMYFYKSAKWLSGITLTDRVEPGYWERLGYDVDAWVGRSNGRDDAPTV; encoded by the coding sequence ATGCTCGGCCTGGGCGCGGCCGGGCTGGTCACCGCCCCCTACCTCCAGCGCGGCTTCGAGGCCGTCGTCGGGAGCGATCCGACCGGGCTGAGCGGGCTGCTGCCGAACGGCGGCGGGTTCCGCTACTACTCGGTGGCCTCCTCCGTCCCCGAGCGGGGTCCGCAGGACTACCGGCTCACTGTCAACGGCCTGGTCGACCGGCCGGGGACGTACACGCTCGACGCCCTGCGCGCCCTCCCGCAGACCCGGGTGGTGCGCGACGTCCAGTGCGTCACCGGCTGGCGGGTCCCGAGCACCCCCTTCGAGGGGGTGTCGCTGCCGCGGCTGCTGGACGCCGCCGGGGTGCGCCCGCAGGCGCGGGCGGTGCGCTTCGAGTGCTTCGACGGCACGTACACCGAGAGCCTCACCCTTCCGCAGGCCCGCCGGGACGACGTCCTGGTGGCGCTGCGGATGCAGGACCGGCCGCTGGGCCACGACCACGGCGGCCCGGTCCGGCTGTACGTCGCCCCGATGTACTTCTACAAGTCGGCCAAGTGGCTTTCCGGCATCACCCTCACCGACCGGGTCGAGCCGGGCTATTGGGAGCGCCTGGGCTACGACGTGGACGCCTGGGTCGGCCGCTCGAACGGACGCGACGATGCTCCCACGGTCTGA
- a CDS encoding LLM class flavin-dependent oxidoreductase codes for MSGIPLGVLDLVPVTSGSTAADALHHSIDLARQTERFGYARYWFAEHHLNPGVAGTSPAVVLALTASATTTIRIGSGAVQLGHRTALSTVEEFGLIDALHPGRLDLGLGRSAGRPQPGPDGPARPATPVVDGYTPNGLRIPAPFSFAHLLGHPRVALQQKLLNLPGARPQEYGEQVDDVLALLRGQYRSPEGVEAHAVPGEGADVQVWILGSSGGVSAEAAGRNGLRFAANYHVSPASVLEAAEGYRAAFKPSDELDRPYLTVSADVVVAEDEETARELATGYAPWVRSIRTAEGAIPYPSPAEARALPWTEADQALVADRVDTRFVGTAATVADHLERLREATGADELLITTITHDHAARVRSYRLLAEEWARR; via the coding sequence ATGTCCGGCATCCCCCTCGGGGTCCTCGATCTCGTCCCGGTCACCTCCGGGTCGACGGCCGCCGACGCCCTGCACCACAGCATCGACCTGGCCCGGCAGACGGAACGGTTCGGCTACGCCCGCTACTGGTTCGCCGAGCACCACCTCAATCCCGGCGTCGCCGGGACCTCTCCCGCGGTCGTGCTCGCGCTGACCGCCTCGGCCACCACCACGATCCGCATCGGTTCCGGCGCCGTCCAGCTCGGCCACCGCACCGCGCTGTCGACGGTGGAGGAGTTCGGCCTGATCGACGCCCTGCACCCGGGCCGCCTCGACCTGGGCCTGGGCCGCTCCGCGGGCCGGCCGCAGCCGGGCCCGGACGGGCCCGCACGGCCGGCCACCCCCGTGGTGGACGGGTACACCCCGAACGGGCTGCGCATCCCGGCCCCGTTCTCCTTCGCTCACCTGCTGGGCCACCCGCGGGTGGCGCTCCAGCAGAAGCTGCTCAACCTGCCGGGGGCCCGGCCGCAGGAGTACGGCGAGCAGGTGGACGACGTCCTCGCGCTGCTGCGGGGCCAGTACCGCTCCCCGGAGGGGGTGGAGGCGCACGCGGTCCCCGGTGAGGGGGCCGACGTCCAGGTCTGGATCCTGGGCAGCAGCGGCGGGGTGAGCGCCGAGGCGGCGGGCCGCAACGGGCTCCGCTTCGCGGCGAACTACCACGTCAGCCCCGCGTCCGTGCTGGAGGCGGCGGAGGGGTACCGGGCGGCGTTCAAGCCCTCCGACGAGCTGGACCGGCCCTACCTGACGGTCTCCGCCGACGTGGTGGTGGCCGAGGACGAGGAGACCGCCCGCGAGCTGGCCACCGGGTACGCGCCCTGGGTGCGCAGCATCCGGACGGCCGAGGGCGCGATCCCGTACCCCTCGCCCGCCGAGGCGCGCGCGCTGCCCTGGACGGAGGCCGACCAGGCCCTGGTGGCGGACCGGGTGGACACCCGGTTCGTCGGCACGGCCGCGACGGTGGCCGACCACCTGGAGCGGCTCCGGGAGGCGACCGGCGCCGACGAGCTGCTGATCACCACGATCACCCACGACCACGCGGCCCGGGTCCGCTCGTACCGCCTGCTGGCCGAGGAGTGGGCCAGGCGCTGA